GGATGGGCCTCGCGGACCGCAGCGTCGTCCTCTCCGGCGGCCAGTCCGTGCTGATCGGCTGGCCGTGGATCGATGATCGTCCGTCGCTGCTGCTCGACGCGGTTCGCCGGCGGCGGAGCGCTACGGGATGCGGCACAAGTACCACCGCAGCGCCGATGACGTCGACGCGGACGCGTACTTCGTGCTGAGGAGGTGAACCTGGATCGCGTCGACACCCGGTTGCCGGCGGCGACCAGTGCCGTCGTCGTGCCTCCGAGCAGGGCGTTACACCGATCGGCATAGGGCCGGGGTATACCGTTCACCCGATACCCGTACGGGTGTGCGATGAATAGGGTTGCGGGTATGGACACAGGGCTCGGACGGTTAGCCGCGGCGGCGGCCGTCGTTGCTGGTGAGGACTTCACCGGCGGCTCCGACGGGGCCTTGTGTGAGCGGGTGCGGGAGTTGTATCGGATTCGGTCGCAGGTCGACGCCGCGCTGGTCGCGACCGTGGGGGTGGTGCATCAGCGGGGTGCGGTGGAGTACGACGGAGCGGTGTCGACCAAGTCGTGGCTGCGGGCCCGGTTGCAGGTGTCGCCGGTGGAGTCCTCGGAGCTGGTGGACGTGGCCCGGTATCTGTCCGACGATCCGGTGTTCGCGGAGGCGTTCCGGGCGGGTCGGGTGTCGCGGGCGCATGTGCTGGTCGCCGCCCGGTTAGCGAAGAAGGTCGGTCCGGACCTGGCGGGTGAGGCGGTGGAGGCGTTGCTGGGTCCGGCGTTGACGATGGACCCGGCCGCGTTGAAGCACGTCTCTAGGCGGATCGAGGCGTATCTGCGCCCGGAAACCGAGGACGATGACGGCGACGGTGGGGAGCCGGATGAGGCCGACCGTGCGGTCTACAACGCGCAGACCTTTGGCGGAACGTGGGATTTGGCCGGGACGTTGACTCCGGAGGCCGGTGCGTTGGCGCAGACGTATTTGAATGCCGCTTCGGGCCGGCGGGACACCGAAGACGACCGAAGCCCGTGTCAGCGTCGTCATGACGCGCTGGCGGAGCTGTTCCGCCTCGGGCTGGACACCGCGCATCTTCCGACTCATGGGGGTGAGCAGCCGCATCTGGCGGTGCTGGTGCACGCCCGGGATCTGCAGCAGAGCAGCCGGGCGGGCCGGAAACGACGGCGCCTGGCCCCGGTCCGGTTCGACGGTGACGACGCCCT
The sequence above is drawn from the Cryptosporangium aurantiacum genome and encodes:
- a CDS encoding DUF222 domain-containing protein yields the protein MDTGLGRLAAAAAVVAGEDFTGGSDGALCERVRELYRIRSQVDAALVATVGVVHQRGAVEYDGAVSTKSWLRARLQVSPVESSELVDVARYLSDDPVFAEAFRAGRVSRAHVLVAARLAKKVGPDLAGEAVEALLGPALTMDPAALKHVSRRIEAYLRPETEDDDGDGGEPDEADRAVYNAQTFGGTWDLAGTLTPEAGALAQTYLNAASGRRDTEDDRSPCQRRHDALAELFRLGLDTAHLPTHGGEQPHLAVLVHARDLQQSSRAGRKRRRLAPVRFDGDDALTAEWAYLDDDPVPVPPDWATRPDDAADPAAGIEAAIDWDTVLAVWTEESAHQTAPDNSPPYGTGLPGTGLPGTGLPGTGLPGTGLPGTGLPEAAMAGAGLADANLPATWLPP